The Methylomagnum ishizawai genome has a window encoding:
- the potB gene encoding spermidine/putrescine ABC transporter permease PotB — translation MRTQPPAFAYFLPLWLTLFTLLPLLMVAAVSLMRRDESGLIAPVFTLANYARLLDPLYLRVFGHSLALAALATVLCLLVGYPFAYLLSRVRAGWRPALLTLVIVPFWTNSLARVYAMRGLLAAKGPVNALLLALGWIDEPVRLLYTGPAVAIGLVYVLLPFMVLPLYSSFEKLDHRLIEAARDLGAGRFATFWRVIVPLTAPGIAAGSLLVFLPALGMFYVTDVLGGARGLLVGNFLKDQFLDARDWPFGAAASVLVIALLFVCLALYGRVRGGVGHG, via the coding sequence ATGCGAACCCAACCCCCGGCCTTCGCCTATTTCCTCCCCCTCTGGCTGACCCTTTTCACCTTGCTGCCGCTGCTGATGGTGGCCGCCGTCAGCCTGATGCGCCGCGACGAATCCGGCTTGATCGCCCCCGTCTTCACCCTCGCCAATTATGCCCGGCTGCTCGATCCGCTCTATCTCAGGGTGTTCGGCCATTCGCTGGCGCTGGCGGCGCTGGCGACGGTGTTGTGCCTGCTTGTCGGCTATCCCTTCGCCTATTTGTTGTCGCGGGTGCGGGCGGGGTGGCGGCCCGCGCTGTTGACCCTGGTGATCGTGCCGTTCTGGACCAATTCGCTGGCGCGGGTCTATGCCATGCGCGGGCTGCTCGCCGCCAAGGGGCCGGTGAATGCTTTGCTGTTGGCGCTGGGCTGGATCGACGAACCGGTCCGCCTGCTCTATACCGGCCCGGCGGTCGCCATCGGCCTCGTCTACGTCCTGCTGCCGTTCATGGTCTTGCCTTTGTATTCCAGCTTCGAGAAACTCGACCACCGCCTGATCGAAGCGGCCCGCGACCTGGGCGCGGGCCGCTTCGCCACCTTTTGGCGGGTGATCGTGCCCTTGACCGCGCCGGGCATCGCGGCGGGAAGCCTCCTGGTGTTCCTGCCCGCGCTGGGGATGTTCTATGTCACCGATGTGTTGGGCGGGGCGCGGGGGCTGTTGGTCGGCAATTTCCTCAAGGACCAATTCCTCGATGCCCGCGATTGGCCGTTCGGAGCCGCCGCCAGCGTCTTGGTGATCGCGTTGTTGTTCGTGTGCCTGGCGTTATATGGCCGGGTCCGGGGCGGGGTCGGCCATGGCTAG
- the potC gene encoding spermidine/putrescine ABC transporter permease PotC produces the protein MARVYLALVYGFLYLPMAVLVAYSFNPSKYATRWEGWTLDWYRNLALDEGLKQAALHSLAIAGLAASLGTVVGTLGAVGLYRYRFRGRALAQGLLLVGMMSPDIVVGVSLLVLFIALRVELGFWTLLLAHTGFCLPFVVVTVLSRLQGFDRGLIEAAQDLGAGEAAALARVVVPLCLPAIAAGWLLSFTLSLDDVVVSFFVTGPEFEVLPLRIYSMVRLGVKPEVNALASLLFALSLLLVSLSQWLLHRGPR, from the coding sequence ATGGCTAGGGTTTATCTGGCGCTGGTCTATGGCTTTTTGTACCTGCCGATGGCGGTGTTGGTGGCCTATTCCTTCAACCCCTCCAAGTACGCCACCCGCTGGGAAGGTTGGACCTTGGATTGGTATCGCAATCTGGCGCTGGACGAAGGGCTCAAGCAGGCCGCGCTGCATTCGCTGGCCATCGCCGGGCTGGCCGCGAGCCTCGGCACCGTGGTCGGCACCTTGGGCGCGGTGGGCCTGTACCGCTATCGCTTCCGGGGGCGGGCGCTGGCCCAGGGCTTGTTGCTGGTGGGCATGATGTCGCCGGATATCGTGGTGGGGGTGTCGCTGCTGGTGTTGTTCATCGCCTTGCGTGTGGAACTGGGATTCTGGACCTTGCTGCTGGCCCACACCGGCTTTTGCCTGCCCTTCGTCGTGGTCACGGTGCTGTCGCGCTTGCAGGGTTTCGACCGGGGTTTGATCGAGGCGGCCCAGGATTTGGGCGCGGGCGAAGCGGCGGCGCTGGCGCGGGTGGTTGTGCCCTTGTGCCTGCCGGCCATCGCGGCGGGTTGGTTGTTGAGCTTCACCTTGTCGCTGGACGATGTGGTGGTGAGCTTTTTCGTGACCGGGCCGGAGTTCGAGGTGTTGCCCTTGCGGATTTATTCCATGGTGCGGCTGGGCGTGAAGCCGGAGGTGAACGCGCTGGCGAGCTTGTTGTTCGCGCTGTCCTTGCTGCTGGTGTCGCTGTCCCAGTGGTTGCTGCACCGGGGGCCGCGATGA
- a CDS encoding extracellular solute-binding protein, which translates to MRLWLALWLGGFAAAARAEAPELRIFNWSDYLPDEVVERFTAETGIAVTVSTYDSNEAMYAKLKLLDGKGYDLAVPSTYFVDKLRAAGLLRPLERAKLPGFAHLDPRHLNQAFDPGNVYSLPYLWGTTGIAVDARKIDPASVDGWADLWHPRFKGALLLPNDMREVFGLALRTLGLSGNTTDPRQIEAAYTELRGLMPNIRLFNSDSPLVLLATGEIDIGVVWNGNAYHARQENPDIRYIYPKEGCILWMDNWVIPKGAEHPDNAHRLLDFLLRPEIAALVTGKIGYASPNAEAVRRLAPELRDDPTVYPGEAVLRKGEYQTDIGDAVTLYTDYWERLKAGE; encoded by the coding sequence ATGAGGCTGTGGCTGGCGCTGTGGCTGGGTGGGTTCGCCGCCGCCGCGCGGGCCGAGGCGCCGGAATTGCGGATTTTCAATTGGTCGGATTATCTGCCGGACGAGGTGGTCGAGCGCTTCACGGCGGAAACCGGCATCGCGGTCACGGTGTCCACCTACGACAGCAACGAGGCCATGTACGCCAAGCTCAAGCTGCTGGACGGCAAGGGCTACGATCTGGCGGTGCCCTCGACCTATTTCGTGGACAAGCTGCGGGCGGCGGGCTTGTTGCGGCCCTTGGAGCGGGCCAAGCTGCCGGGGTTCGCCCATCTCGATCCGCGCCATCTCAACCAGGCTTTCGATCCGGGCAATGTCTACAGCCTGCCGTATCTGTGGGGCACGACCGGGATCGCGGTCGATGCCCGCAAGATCGATCCGGCCTCGGTGGACGGCTGGGCCGACCTGTGGCATCCAAGGTTCAAAGGCGCGTTGTTGCTGCCCAACGATATGCGCGAGGTGTTCGGCCTGGCCTTGCGGACCCTGGGACTCTCGGGCAACACCACCGATCCGCGCCAGATCGAGGCGGCTTACACCGAACTCCGGGGTTTGATGCCGAATATCCGGCTGTTCAACTCGGATTCGCCCCTGGTGCTGCTGGCCACGGGCGAGATCGACATCGGCGTGGTGTGGAACGGCAACGCCTACCACGCCCGCCAGGAAAACCCCGATATCCGCTATATCTATCCGAAGGAGGGCTGCATCCTGTGGATGGACAATTGGGTGATCCCCAAGGGCGCGGAGCATCCCGACAACGCCCACCGCCTGCTGGATTTCCTGCTCAGGCCCGAGATCGCGGCCCTCGTCACCGGGAAGATCGGCTATGCCTCGCCCAACGCCGAGGCCGTCCGGCGGCTCGCCCCGGAACTGCGCGACGACCCGACCGTGTATCCCGGCGAGGCGGTCTTGCGGAAGGGCGAGTACCAGACCGACATCGGCGATGCGGTCACGCTGTACACCGATTATTGGGAGCGGCTGAAGGCGGGCGAATAG
- the parE gene encoding DNA topoisomerase IV subunit B codes for MNDNYDASSIEVLSGLDPVRKRPGMYTDTARPNHLVQEVVDNSVDEALAGFAKTIDVRLMADGGIEVRDDGRGMPVDIHPELGVSGVEVILTKLHAGGKFSNKNYRFSGGLHGVGVSVVNALSDKLEVEVRRGGKVSAMAFARGEKVQDLRIIGDAPKRDTGTTVRFWPEAHYFDTPKVAVPRLKALLRAKAVLCPGLRISLNDEAAQETETWHYQNGLPQYLLDRIGARECVPEEPFVGSLESRQEAADWAVAWTLDGDIVAESYVNLVPTPQGGTHVNGLRTGLTEAVREFCEFRNLLPRGVKIAPEDVWERCHYVLSVKLQEPQFSGQTKERLSSRECAAFVSGVVKDAFSLWLNQHPAVGERIAELVIESAQKRLKASRQVTRKKVTAGPALPGKLADCSGQDINLSELFLVEGDSAGGSAKQARDKEYQAIMPLRGKILNTWEVEPGAVLASQEVHDISVAIGVEPGCADLTGLRYGKVCILADADSDGNHIATLLCALFVRHFRPLVAAGHVFVAMPPLYRIDVGKQVYYALDESEKKGVLDRIEAEKIKGKINVQRFKGLGEMNPAQLRETTMNPDTRRLVQLTLEELAEQETTDERLDMLLAKKRAPDRKAWLEAKGNLAVV; via the coding sequence ATGAACGACAACTACGACGCCTCCTCCATCGAAGTCCTATCCGGCCTCGACCCGGTGCGGAAACGCCCCGGCATGTACACCGACACCGCCCGCCCCAATCACTTGGTCCAGGAAGTCGTCGACAACAGCGTCGACGAAGCCCTGGCCGGTTTCGCCAAGACCATCGACGTGCGGCTCATGGCCGACGGCGGCATCGAAGTCCGCGACGATGGCCGCGGCATGCCGGTCGATATCCATCCCGAACTCGGCGTGTCCGGGGTCGAGGTGATCCTGACCAAACTCCACGCGGGCGGCAAATTCTCCAACAAGAACTACCGCTTCTCCGGCGGCCTGCACGGCGTCGGGGTGTCGGTGGTGAACGCGCTCTCGGACAAACTGGAAGTCGAGGTGCGCCGCGGCGGCAAGGTCTCCGCCATGGCCTTCGCCCGCGGCGAGAAGGTCCAAGACCTCCGCATCATCGGCGACGCCCCCAAGCGCGACACCGGCACCACGGTGAGATTCTGGCCGGAAGCCCATTATTTCGACACGCCCAAGGTCGCCGTGCCGAGGCTCAAGGCTTTGCTCAGGGCCAAGGCCGTACTCTGCCCCGGCTTGAGAATCAGCCTCAACGACGAAGCCGCCCAGGAAACCGAAACCTGGCACTATCAAAACGGCCTGCCCCAATACCTGCTGGATCGGATCGGGGCCAGGGAATGCGTGCCGGAAGAACCCTTCGTCGGCAGCCTGGAAAGCCGCCAGGAAGCGGCGGATTGGGCCGTGGCCTGGACGCTGGACGGGGACATCGTGGCCGAGAGCTATGTCAACCTCGTGCCCACCCCGCAGGGCGGCACCCATGTCAACGGCCTCCGCACCGGCTTGACCGAGGCCGTGCGCGAATTCTGCGAGTTCCGCAACCTGTTGCCGCGCGGGGTGAAGATCGCCCCTGAAGACGTGTGGGAACGCTGCCATTACGTGCTGTCGGTCAAACTGCAAGAACCGCAGTTCTCGGGGCAAACCAAGGAACGCCTGAGTTCCAGGGAATGCGCCGCCTTCGTTTCCGGCGTGGTCAAGGACGCCTTCAGCCTGTGGTTGAACCAACACCCGGCGGTGGGCGAGCGCATCGCCGAACTGGTGATCGAAAGCGCCCAGAAGCGCCTCAAAGCCAGCCGCCAAGTCACCCGCAAGAAGGTCACGGCGGGACCGGCCCTACCCGGCAAGCTGGCGGATTGCTCGGGACAGGACATCAACCTGTCCGAGTTGTTCCTGGTCGAGGGCGATTCCGCCGGGGGTTCGGCCAAACAAGCCCGCGACAAGGAATACCAAGCCATCATGCCCTTGCGCGGCAAAATCCTGAACACCTGGGAAGTCGAACCCGGCGCGGTGCTGGCCTCGCAGGAAGTCCACGACATCAGCGTCGCCATCGGGGTGGAGCCGGGTTGCGCCGACCTGACCGGGCTGCGCTATGGCAAGGTCTGCATCCTGGCCGACGCCGATTCCGACGGCAACCATATCGCCACCTTGCTCTGCGCCCTGTTCGTGCGGCATTTCCGGCCCTTGGTGGCGGCGGGCCATGTGTTCGTGGCGATGCCGCCCTTGTACCGCATCGATGTGGGCAAGCAGGTCTATTACGCCCTGGACGAATCGGAGAAAAAGGGCGTCCTCGACCGCATCGAGGCCGAGAAGATCAAGGGCAAGATCAACGTGCAGCGCTTCAAGGGCCTGGGCGAGATGAACCCCGCGCAACTGCGGGAAACCACCATGAACCCCGACACCCGCCGCCTGGTGCAACTCACCTTGGAGGAACTGGCGGAACAGGAGACCACCGACGAGCGCCTCGATATGCTGCTGGCGAAGAAACGCGCCCCGGACCGCAAAGCCTGGCTGGAGGCCAAGGGCAATCTGGCCGTGGTGTAG